In Comamonadaceae bacterium OTU4NAUVB1, one DNA window encodes the following:
- a CDS encoding ATP-binding cassette domain-containing protein gives MTAVPSSPSTGDAPVIRLRDVRKSFSLPDGATFDAVRALSLDIAQGDVFGLIGKSGAGKSTLLRLINLLERPDAGQVIVDGRDLTTLSRRELRETRQTLGMIFQQFNLIQNATVADNVAFPLRIHGRHSRAEIAARVRECLGLVGLEDKADAYPARLSGGQKQRVAIARALAPRPRVLLCDEPTSALDSETTRELLQTLRDINRTLGVTVVIVTHELSVVEALCRNVAILERGELIEQFAVDAPAPAAGRLTVLGREIDALVRRRERDAREALAGGALRAERETQGALHA, from the coding sequence ATGACCGCTGTGCCATCCTCTCCATCGACCGGCGACGCGCCGGTGATCCGCCTGCGCGACGTGCGCAAGTCCTTCTCCCTGCCCGACGGGGCGACCTTCGACGCCGTGCGCGCGCTGTCCCTGGACATCGCCCAGGGCGACGTCTTCGGCCTCATCGGCAAGAGCGGCGCGGGCAAGTCGACCCTGCTGCGCCTGATCAACCTGCTGGAGCGCCCCGACGCCGGCCAGGTGATCGTCGACGGGCGCGACCTGACGACGCTGTCGCGCCGCGAACTGCGCGAGACGCGCCAGACGCTGGGCATGATCTTCCAGCAGTTCAACCTGATCCAGAACGCGACGGTGGCCGACAACGTCGCCTTCCCGCTCCGGATCCACGGCCGCCATTCGCGCGCCGAGATCGCCGCGCGGGTGCGCGAATGCCTGGGGCTGGTCGGCCTGGAGGACAAGGCGGACGCCTATCCGGCCCGGCTCTCCGGCGGGCAGAAGCAGCGCGTGGCCATCGCGCGCGCGCTGGCGCCCCGGCCCCGGGTGCTGCTGTGCGACGAGCCCACGTCGGCGCTCGACAGCGAGACCACGCGCGAACTGCTGCAGACCCTGCGCGACATCAATCGCACCCTCGGGGTGACCGTGGTGATCGTGACGCACGAGCTGTCGGTGGTGGAGGCGCTGTGCCGCAACGTGGCGATCCTGGAGCGCGGCGAGCTGATCGAGCAGTTCGCGGTCGATGCCCCGGCGCCGGCCGCCGGTCGCCTGACCGTGCTGGGCCGCGAGATCGACGCGCTGGTGCGCCGGCGCGAACGCGACGCCCGCGAGGCGCTAGCCGGGGGCGCGCTTCGCGCCGAACGCGAAACGCAGGGAGCCCTCCATGCCTGA
- a CDS encoding M20/M25/M40 family metallo-hydrolase gives MTHRLLRASATFLAPRGRSIRPASVLAACAALTAASALAQTTDPAATATAQRILASPAFQTAVATLDKEHGRIVEDGIRLTEIPSPPFGEKVRAQEFEKMLKAVGLADVQIDAEGNVTGLRKGTRGDGKVVVVSAHMDTVFPAGTDVKVKRQGTRLSAPGIGDDTMSMSVLLGFVRAMKAAGIGTRDDILFVGTVGEEGPGDLRGVRHLFTKGPYKDRIKAFFSVESGDINRITHGGVGSKRYRVTFSGPGGHSFNAFGVVNPMFAQAEAATAFSRIQVPATPKTTYSIGLIGGGTSVNSIPVESWMEVDMRSESVTELKRVEDRLLKIVQEAADGENFARSTKEGKVTVEAKLIGDRPAGSTDVKSELVQAARAAIEAGGYKVVYGWSSTDSNMPMSLGIPAITIGRGAPDKSGRSHSLDEWMDVEKEPMVKAMATSLSIVLAATGME, from the coding sequence ATGACCCACCGCCTTCTCCGCGCTTCCGCCACTTTCCTTGCTCCTCGAGGCCGGTCGATCCGGCCCGCGTCGGTCCTCGCGGCCTGCGCCGCCCTGACGGCCGCGTCCGCGCTGGCGCAGACCACCGACCCCGCCGCCACCGCCACCGCCCAGCGGATCCTGGCGAGCCCGGCGTTCCAGACCGCCGTCGCCACGCTCGACAAGGAGCACGGCCGCATCGTCGAGGACGGCATCCGCCTCACCGAGATCCCGTCGCCGCCCTTCGGCGAGAAGGTGCGCGCGCAGGAGTTCGAGAAGATGCTCAAGGCCGTGGGTCTCGCCGACGTGCAGATCGACGCCGAAGGCAACGTGACGGGCCTGCGCAAGGGCACGCGCGGCGACGGCAAGGTGGTGGTGGTCTCCGCCCACATGGACACCGTCTTCCCGGCCGGCACCGACGTCAAAGTCAAGCGCCAGGGCACGCGGCTGTCCGCGCCGGGCATCGGCGACGACACCATGAGCATGTCGGTGCTGCTGGGCTTCGTCCGCGCGATGAAGGCGGCGGGCATCGGCACGCGCGACGACATCCTGTTCGTCGGCACCGTCGGCGAGGAAGGCCCCGGCGATCTGCGGGGCGTGCGCCACCTGTTCACCAAGGGTCCGTACAAGGACCGCATCAAGGCGTTCTTCTCGGTCGAGTCGGGCGACATCAACCGCATCACGCACGGCGGCGTCGGCTCAAAGCGCTATCGCGTGACCTTCAGCGGCCCCGGGGGTCACAGCTTCAACGCCTTCGGCGTCGTCAACCCGATGTTCGCGCAGGCCGAGGCCGCCACGGCGTTCTCCCGCATCCAGGTGCCCGCCACGCCCAAGACCACCTACAGCATCGGCCTGATCGGCGGCGGCACGTCGGTCAACTCGATTCCCGTGGAGAGCTGGATGGAAGTCGACATGCGCTCGGAGTCGGTGACCGAGCTCAAGCGCGTCGAGGACCGGTTGCTCAAGATCGTCCAGGAAGCGGCCGATGGCGAGAACTTCGCCCGCTCGACCAAGGAGGGCAAGGTCACCGTCGAGGCCAAGCTGATCGGCGACCGCCCGGCCGGCAGCACCGACGTCAAGTCCGAACTGGTGCAGGCGGCGCGCGCGGCCATCGAGGCCGGTGGCTACAAGGTGGTCTACGGCTGGAGCTCGACCGACTCCAACATGCCGATGAGCCTGGGCATCCCGGCCATCACCATCGGACGCGGAGCGCCCGACAAGAGCGGGCGCAGCCATTCCCTGGACGAGTGGATGGACGTGGAGAAGGAACCCATGGTCAAGGCGATGGCGACCAGCCTGAGCATCGTGCTGGCCGCGACCGGCATGGAGTGA
- a CDS encoding DUF3606 domain-containing protein produces MSDLDSAPGTIIDPEHRIDPHTSASVTEWAGKLGVGEDELIDAVTAVGDRVVDVERHLRGGKGTGR; encoded by the coding sequence ATGTCCGACCTCGATTCCGCCCCCGGCACCATCATCGATCCCGAACACCGCATCGATCCCCACACCAGCGCCTCCGTCACCGAATGGGCCGGCAAGCTCGGCGTCGGCGAGGACGAACTCATCGACGCCGTCACGGCCGTCGGCGACCGCGTCGTCGACGTGGAACGCCACCTGCGCGGGGGCAAGGGCACCGGCCGATGA
- a CDS encoding ATP-binding protein, with amino-acid sequence MSTKFFPRAELARRMVAAITTQAVGSASSSGLFLSAPRRTGKSTFVREDLRPALQATGATVMYVDLWANRKADPGAVIVEAVRAELATHEGLVKRLAKSAGMDKVSVGGVSFSLDRVGLGQAVSLSAALAALSEETGRMIVLLIDEAQHAITTDGGYDAMFALKAARDELNSSRHHGLRIVATGSNRDKLAMLRNSKDQAFFGAPLVAFPLLGPDYVDWFCQGVDLQAPLAPERVMRLFEDASHQPEILGAAADRLRLDFALTPEATPEAFERAVAEQIEAADAQTLRIVQALTPLQSAVLRVLAAQGAGYAPFDARAMDLYRRVLHRIAPDEEVRPDTSNVQQTLAALQDKALIWKERRGVYALEEAATATVMRRAGLLDGAA; translated from the coding sequence ATGTCGACGAAATTCTTTCCAAGGGCCGAACTGGCCCGGCGCATGGTGGCGGCAATCACCACGCAGGCCGTGGGCTCGGCCTCGTCCTCCGGGCTGTTCCTCTCCGCCCCGCGTCGCACCGGCAAGTCCACCTTCGTCCGGGAGGACCTGCGCCCCGCGCTGCAGGCCACGGGCGCCACCGTGATGTACGTGGACCTCTGGGCCAACCGCAAGGCCGACCCGGGCGCGGTCATCGTCGAGGCCGTGCGCGCCGAGCTCGCCACGCACGAGGGCCTGGTGAAGCGGCTGGCCAAGTCGGCCGGCATGGACAAGGTGAGCGTCGGCGGCGTCTCCTTCTCCCTGGACCGGGTGGGCCTGGGCCAGGCGGTCTCGCTGAGCGCCGCCCTGGCCGCGCTGTCCGAGGAGACCGGCCGGATGATCGTGCTGCTCATCGACGAGGCGCAGCACGCCATCACCACCGACGGCGGCTACGACGCGATGTTCGCGCTGAAGGCGGCGCGCGACGAGCTCAACAGCTCGCGCCACCACGGCCTGCGCATCGTCGCGACCGGCTCCAACCGCGACAAGCTCGCGATGCTGCGCAACAGCAAGGACCAGGCGTTCTTCGGTGCGCCCCTGGTGGCCTTTCCCCTGCTCGGGCCGGACTACGTCGACTGGTTCTGCCAGGGCGTCGACCTGCAGGCGCCGCTGGCGCCCGAGCGCGTCATGCGCCTGTTCGAGGACGCCAGCCACCAGCCGGAGATCCTCGGGGCGGCGGCGGACCGGCTGCGGCTGGACTTCGCGCTGACGCCCGAAGCGACCCCCGAGGCTTTCGAACGCGCGGTCGCCGAACAGATCGAGGCGGCCGACGCGCAGACGCTGCGCATCGTGCAGGCCCTCACGCCCCTGCAGTCGGCCGTGCTGCGGGTGCTGGCGGCGCAGGGCGCCGGCTACGCGCCCTTCGACGCCCGCGCCATGGACCTCTACCGGCGCGTCCTGCATCGCATCGCGCCCGACGAGGAGGTCCGTCCCGACACCTCCAACGTCCAGCAGACCCTCGCCGCCCTCCAGGACAAGGCCCTGATCTGGAAGGAACGGCGCGGCGTGTACGCCCTGGAGGAAGCGGCCACCGCGACCGTGATGCGGCGGGCGGGGCTGCTGGACGGGGCGGCCTGA
- a CDS encoding MetQ/NlpA family ABC transporter substrate-binding protein: MTHAALRRSFLSLSIAALAFGALPSGAAAQSAKKDLVIGATAGSNFDQLKQGIVPILEKQGYKVKLVEFNDYVQPNQALAQGSLDANFFQHRVYLTKFAADQKLDIVELVQGPIAPLGVYSTKRKTLAEAKEGDRFTVPNDPSNLARALVLLQDRQLVTLKAGIDPIRASEKDIDQNPRKLKFIPLEAAQLPRSLGDTEYAIINGNFAISSGLKLTEAVALEKTPDHYLNVVAVKRADKDAPWARAIADAYRSPAFKAVVDTRFQGYAKPSFLQ; the protein is encoded by the coding sequence ATGACCCACGCCGCCCTGCGCCGCTCCTTCCTCTCCCTGTCGATCGCCGCGCTCGCCTTCGGTGCCCTGCCATCCGGCGCCGCCGCCCAGTCGGCGAAGAAGGACCTCGTCATCGGCGCCACCGCCGGTTCCAACTTCGACCAGCTCAAGCAGGGCATCGTCCCGATCCTGGAGAAGCAGGGCTACAAGGTGAAGCTGGTCGAATTCAACGACTACGTGCAGCCCAATCAGGCGCTGGCGCAGGGCTCGCTGGACGCCAACTTCTTCCAGCACCGCGTCTACCTGACCAAGTTCGCGGCCGACCAGAAGCTCGACATCGTCGAGCTGGTGCAGGGCCCGATCGCGCCGCTGGGCGTCTACTCGACCAAGCGCAAGACCCTGGCCGAGGCGAAGGAGGGCGACCGCTTCACGGTGCCCAACGACCCGAGCAACCTCGCGCGCGCCCTGGTCCTGCTGCAGGATCGCCAGCTGGTGACGCTGAAGGCCGGCATCGATCCGATCCGCGCCTCGGAGAAGGACATCGACCAGAACCCGCGCAAGCTGAAGTTCATCCCGCTGGAGGCCGCGCAGCTGCCGCGCTCGCTGGGCGACACCGAGTACGCCATCATCAACGGCAACTTCGCGATCTCGTCGGGCCTGAAGCTGACCGAGGCCGTGGCGCTGGAGAAGACGCCCGACCACTACCTCAATGTCGTGGCCGTGAAACGCGCCGACAAGGACGCGCCCTGGGCCAGGGCCATCGCCGACGCCTACCGTTCGCCGGCGTTCAAGGCCGTCGTCGACACCCGCTTCCAGGGCTACGCCAAGCCGTCGTTCCTGCAGTAG
- a CDS encoding MetQ/NlpA family ABC transporter substrate-binding protein, producing the protein MSTSAPRRAALLAALSLASAALLAPAAAHAQDKKTVKVGIVVGSQEEIFKVVKQVAARDGLTLDITVFNDYQLPNAAVAAGDLDANAFQHQPFLDNQNKARGFDVVAAGLTFTAPMGYYSRKLKSIAELPDGATVGVQNDPSNGNRALLLLQAAGLVTLKPEAVKNNTATPLDVAGNPKKLKLVALDAAQLPRSLDDLTIAAINNDFAEKAGLTLARDAIIKESPKGPYANIIAVRRADKDKPWAQQLVKAYQSPEVKAFIETKFKGALVPAF; encoded by the coding sequence ATGTCGACCTCCGCTCCCCGCCGCGCCGCCCTCCTCGCCGCGCTCTCCCTCGCCTCCGCCGCGCTGCTGGCGCCCGCCGCCGCCCACGCCCAGGACAAGAAGACCGTCAAGGTCGGCATCGTCGTGGGCAGCCAGGAGGAGATCTTCAAGGTCGTCAAGCAGGTCGCGGCGCGCGACGGCCTGACCCTCGACATCACGGTCTTCAACGACTACCAACTGCCCAACGCGGCGGTGGCCGCCGGCGACCTGGACGCCAACGCGTTCCAGCACCAGCCCTTCCTGGACAACCAGAACAAGGCGCGTGGCTTCGACGTCGTGGCCGCCGGGCTCACGTTCACGGCACCGATGGGCTACTACTCGCGCAAGCTCAAGTCGATCGCCGAGCTGCCCGACGGCGCCACGGTCGGCGTCCAGAACGACCCGTCCAACGGCAACCGCGCCCTGCTGCTGCTGCAGGCGGCCGGACTCGTCACGCTCAAGCCCGAGGCGGTGAAGAACAACACCGCGACACCGCTGGACGTGGCGGGCAATCCGAAGAAGCTCAAGCTGGTGGCGCTCGATGCCGCCCAGCTGCCGCGTTCGCTCGACGACCTGACCATCGCCGCCATCAACAACGACTTCGCCGAGAAGGCCGGCCTGACGCTGGCCAGGGACGCCATCATCAAGGAGTCGCCCAAGGGGCCCTACGCCAACATCATCGCCGTGCGCCGCGCCGACAAGGACAAGCCCTGGGCGCAGCAGCTCGTGAAGGCCTACCAGTCGCCTGAAGTGAAGGCTTTCATCGAGACCAAGTTCAAGGGCGCGCTGGTCCCGGCGTTCTAG
- a CDS encoding DUF1810 domain-containing protein: MDDRPPAAAGSIDLDRFVRAQDGIHTQALAELVAGRKRTHWMWFVFPQLAGLGRSDTARFYGLAGVREARAYAAHPVLGARLRTCSEAVLTHRQRTANQIFGSPDDLKLCSCMTLFEVATQRETVFGDVLAHFYGGTRDAATLAWVAAEVRGG; this comes from the coding sequence ATGGACGACCGGCCCCCGGCGGCCGCCGGGTCCATCGACCTCGATCGGTTCGTCCGCGCCCAGGACGGCATCCACACGCAGGCCTTGGCGGAACTGGTCGCCGGCCGCAAGCGCACCCACTGGATGTGGTTCGTCTTTCCCCAGCTGGCGGGCCTCGGACGCAGCGACACCGCGCGTTTCTACGGGCTGGCGGGCGTGAGGGAGGCGAGGGCCTACGCGGCGCATCCCGTGCTGGGAGCCCGGCTCAGGACCTGCAGCGAAGCCGTCCTCACGCATCGGCAACGCACCGCGAACCAGATCTTCGGCTCACCCGACGACCTTAAGCTGTGTTCGTGCATGACGTTGTTCGAAGTCGCCACGCAGCGGGAGACCGTGTTCGGCGACGTGCTCGCGCACTTCTATGGCGGCACACGCGATGCGGCGACGCTGGCATGGGTCGCCGCGGAGGTCCGAGGCGGTTAG
- a CDS encoding SDR family oxidoreductase — protein sequence MDLDTRPLSSAALARQWLAPKVVVITGASSGIGRATALAFAERGHHVVLAARDEGTLQPIADECEAAGGRALVVPTDVTDAAAVRALANHAIAHFGHVDVWFNNVGVGAVGLFDETPIEAHRRVVESNLLGHMHGAHAILPHFRAEGRGTLINMISLGGWVPSPYATAYSATKFGLRGFSEALRAELSVTPDIHVCEIYPTFVDTPGINHGANYTGRRLKPPPPLLDPRRIASVVLSLTTRPRPKVYVGAPSWPGIVAQALAPGWVGTAMMWITGRALEQATPADQSEGNLFEPSQGNDVDGGFRASMRESTAQASKVALAVGAVALVVWALQPPKRQRPRRD from the coding sequence ATGGACCTCGACACCAGACCCCTTTCATCGGCAGCGCTCGCAAGACAATGGCTGGCTCCCAAGGTCGTGGTGATCACCGGTGCCTCCAGCGGCATCGGCAGAGCCACCGCCCTCGCCTTCGCCGAGCGCGGGCACCACGTCGTGCTGGCCGCCCGCGACGAAGGCACCCTGCAACCGATCGCTGACGAGTGCGAAGCGGCGGGTGGTCGGGCCCTGGTCGTGCCGACGGACGTCACCGACGCCGCGGCGGTCCGCGCGCTCGCCAATCACGCCATCGCCCATTTCGGTCATGTGGACGTGTGGTTCAACAACGTCGGCGTCGGCGCGGTGGGCCTGTTCGACGAAACCCCGATCGAGGCGCACCGCCGCGTCGTCGAGTCCAACCTCCTGGGACACATGCACGGCGCGCACGCGATCCTTCCGCACTTCCGCGCGGAGGGCCGGGGCACGCTCATCAACATGATCTCGCTGGGGGGCTGGGTGCCCTCCCCCTATGCCACCGCCTATTCGGCCACCAAGTTCGGCCTGCGGGGCTTCAGCGAAGCCCTCCGGGCAGAGCTGTCGGTCACGCCGGACATCCACGTGTGCGAGATCTATCCGACCTTCGTCGACACGCCCGGCATCAACCACGGGGCCAACTACACCGGCCGGCGGCTGAAGCCGCCGCCGCCGCTGCTCGACCCCCGACGCATCGCTTCGGTGGTGCTGTCGCTGACCACCCGACCGCGTCCCAAGGTCTACGTCGGCGCGCCGTCGTGGCCCGGCATCGTCGCGCAGGCACTGGCCCCGGGCTGGGTCGGCACGGCGATGATGTGGATCACCGGACGCGCGCTCGAGCAGGCGACGCCGGCCGACCAGAGCGAGGGCAACCTGTTCGAACCGTCGCAGGGGAACGACGTGGACGGCGGCTTCCGCGCGTCGATGCGCGAGAGCACGGCGCAGGCGTCCAAGGTGGCCCTGGCCGTCGGTGCGGTGGCGCTCGTCGTCTGGGCGCTGCAGCCGCCGAAACGCCAACGTCCTCGCCGCGACTGA
- a CDS encoding SAF domain-containing protein, whose amino-acid sequence MSTLFQQLKGRAEAGRPVRVGLVGAGKFGSMFLSQVPRTPGIHLMGIADLSPAQARASLRRVGWSEAQSGARSWAEALREGSTFVQDDAQALISRPELDIVVDATGSPSAGIRHALLCCEHRKHVVMVNVEADTLAGPLLARRAREAGIVYSMAYGDQPALIAELVDWARTAGLEVVCAGKGTKYLPAYHRSTPDTVWDHYGFTEAQVAEGDFNAQMFNSFLDGTKSALEMAAVANGTGLRPATDGLAFPPCGVDDLPALLKPASDGGLLARTGTVEVVSSLERDGRPVFRDLRWGVFVTFRAPTGYVRDCFAQYGLKTDASGVYAAMYKPYHLIGLELGISVANIALRGEATGATGDFVGDVAATAKRDLSAGETLDGEGGHRVYGRLMPAADSLRAGALPIGLAHGVVLTRPVASGQVVRWDDVTFDASNQAIAFRREMEGVFRAETGAGD is encoded by the coding sequence ATGTCCACCCTGTTCCAGCAACTCAAGGGCCGCGCCGAAGCCGGCCGGCCGGTGCGCGTCGGCCTCGTCGGCGCCGGCAAGTTCGGCTCGATGTTCCTGTCCCAGGTGCCGCGCACGCCCGGCATCCACCTGATGGGCATCGCCGACCTCTCGCCCGCGCAGGCGCGGGCGTCGCTGCGGCGCGTCGGCTGGAGCGAGGCGCAGTCCGGCGCCCGCTCGTGGGCCGAGGCGCTGCGCGAGGGTTCGACCTTCGTGCAGGACGACGCCCAGGCACTGATCTCGCGGCCCGAGCTCGACATCGTCGTCGACGCCACCGGCAGCCCGTCGGCCGGCATCCGCCACGCGCTCCTGTGCTGCGAGCACCGCAAGCACGTCGTGATGGTCAACGTCGAGGCCGACACCCTCGCCGGACCGCTGCTCGCGCGCCGCGCCAGGGAAGCGGGCATCGTGTATTCGATGGCCTACGGCGACCAGCCGGCACTGATCGCCGAGCTGGTCGACTGGGCGCGCACCGCCGGCCTGGAGGTGGTGTGCGCCGGCAAGGGCACCAAGTACCTGCCGGCCTACCACCGCTCCACGCCCGACACGGTCTGGGACCACTACGGCTTCACCGAGGCGCAGGTGGCCGAGGGCGACTTCAACGCCCAGATGTTCAATTCCTTCCTCGACGGCACGAAATCGGCGCTGGAGATGGCGGCGGTGGCCAACGGCACCGGCCTGCGCCCGGCCACGGACGGCCTGGCCTTCCCGCCCTGCGGCGTGGACGACCTGCCCGCCCTGCTCAAGCCCGCGAGCGACGGTGGCCTCCTCGCGCGCACCGGCACGGTGGAGGTGGTGTCGTCCCTGGAGCGCGACGGCCGGCCGGTCTTCCGCGACCTGCGCTGGGGCGTCTTCGTGACCTTCCGCGCGCCGACGGGCTACGTGCGCGACTGCTTCGCCCAGTACGGACTGAAGACCGACGCCAGCGGGGTCTACGCCGCCATGTACAAGCCCTACCACCTGATCGGCCTGGAACTGGGCATCTCGGTGGCCAACATCGCCCTGCGCGGCGAGGCGACCGGCGCCACCGGCGATTTCGTCGGCGACGTCGCGGCGACGGCCAAGCGCGACCTGTCGGCCGGCGAGACGCTCGACGGCGAGGGCGGACATCGCGTGTACGGCCGGCTGATGCCGGCGGCGGACTCGCTGCGCGCCGGCGCGCTGCCCATCGGCCTGGCGCACGGCGTGGTGCTCACGCGCCCGGTGGCGTCGGGACAGGTGGTGCGCTGGGACGACGTGACGTTCGACGCCTCGAACCAGGCGATCGCGTTCCGGCGCGAGATGGAAGGCGTGTTCCGGGCCGAGACGGGGGCCGGCGATTGA
- a CDS encoding MFS transporter: protein MRSLRSERGAAPPAAAIADLAIASDTDTDTDTDTAIAAARPPSRADGPAARRLLLGLSVVLIAFNLRPVFSSLSVVLPDIVAATGLSAAGASALTTLPVVCLGLFAMPAPALGRRLGLERALLICMAMITAGTALRGTGSVALLFLASALAGMGIAVSNVLLSGLVKRDFARRSALMMGLYTMAVCGGAASGAGLTVPLQHAVGAGWAGALALWAVPALVATVLWAPQALAVGRPSAAASHDRLPGLWRDPLAWQVTLFMGLQSALAYSVMGWMAPILRERGLAAATAGYVVSVSVLTQLAVCLVLPALAARWRDQVALAVGLSVLTLAAMLACMFAPLGGIWFWAVALGVAQGGTFALALTLIVMRSPDARVAAQLSGMAQGVGYLLAAACGPLLVGLLRAWTGDFRAAAVLFVAIGVALVAAAFGAGRARLVGTATRDVPAE, encoded by the coding sequence ATGAGATCTCTCCGCTCCGAGCGCGGCGCCGCCCCGCCGGCCGCCGCCATCGCCGACCTCGCCATCGCTTCGGACACCGACACCGACACCGACACCGACACCGCGATCGCCGCCGCGCGGCCTCCCTCGAGGGCCGACGGCCCGGCCGCGCGCCGCCTGCTGCTGGGCCTGTCGGTCGTCCTGATCGCCTTCAACCTGCGTCCGGTGTTCTCCAGCCTGTCGGTGGTGCTGCCCGACATCGTGGCGGCCACCGGCCTGTCGGCGGCGGGCGCCAGCGCGTTGACCACGCTGCCGGTCGTCTGCCTGGGCCTGTTCGCCATGCCGGCGCCGGCGCTGGGACGGCGGCTGGGCCTGGAGCGCGCGCTGCTGATCTGCATGGCGATGATCACGGCGGGCACGGCCCTGCGCGGCACCGGCAGCGTGGCGCTGCTGTTCCTCGCCTCGGCGCTCGCGGGCATGGGCATCGCGGTGAGCAACGTGCTGCTGTCGGGCCTGGTGAAGCGCGACTTCGCCCGGCGCAGCGCCCTGATGATGGGGCTCTACACCATGGCCGTGTGCGGCGGCGCGGCCAGCGGCGCGGGCCTGACGGTGCCGCTGCAGCATGCCGTCGGCGCGGGGTGGGCCGGGGCGCTGGCGCTGTGGGCCGTGCCGGCGCTGGTGGCCACCGTGCTGTGGGCGCCGCAAGCGCTGGCCGTGGGCCGGCCCTCGGCGGCGGCGTCGCACGACCGCCTGCCCGGCCTGTGGCGCGATCCGCTGGCCTGGCAGGTGACGCTGTTCATGGGGCTGCAGTCCGCGCTGGCCTATTCGGTCATGGGCTGGATGGCGCCGATCCTGCGCGAGCGCGGGCTGGCGGCGGCCACGGCCGGCTACGTGGTGTCGGTCTCGGTGCTCACGCAGCTGGCGGTCTGCCTGGTCCTGCCGGCACTGGCCGCGCGCTGGCGCGACCAGGTGGCGCTGGCGGTGGGCCTGTCGGTGCTGACGCTGGCGGCCATGCTGGCGTGCATGTTCGCGCCGCTCGGCGGGATCTGGTTCTGGGCGGTGGCGCTGGGCGTCGCGCAGGGCGGCACCTTCGCGCTGGCGCTGACGCTGATCGTCATGCGCTCGCCGGACGCGCGTGTCGCGGCCCAGCTCTCGGGCATGGCGCAAGGCGTCGGCTACCTGCTGGCGGCGGCCTGCGGGCCGCTGCTGGTCGGGCTGCTGCGCGCCTGGACCGGCGACTTCCGCGCCGCCGCGGTGCTGTTCGTCGCGATCGGCGTCGCGCTGGTGGCCGCCGCCTTCGGCGCCGGCCGCGCGCGGCTCGTGGGCACGGCGACGCGTGACGTGCCGGCGGAGTGA
- a CDS encoding ABC transporter permease, with amino-acid sequence MPENIVAILPELGVAIGQTCLMLAIGLSAALLIGGPLGILLFLLGPGQSLANRPAFLILNWLVNTVRSFPFIILLVALVPFTRIVAGTSIGPLAAAVPLSVAAIPYLARLVDQCLREVPRGVIEAAHAMGASELQIIWRVLVVEARSGLVLAFTVLAVSFLSYSAIAGVVGGGGIGDLAIRYGYYRFQTDVMVLTVAVLVVLVQIIQIVGNTAARRLDKR; translated from the coding sequence ATGCCTGAGAACATCGTCGCCATCCTGCCCGAACTGGGGGTGGCCATCGGCCAGACCTGCCTGATGCTGGCCATCGGCCTGAGCGCGGCGCTGCTGATCGGCGGGCCGCTGGGCATCCTGCTGTTCCTGCTCGGTCCCGGCCAGTCGCTGGCCAACCGCCCGGCGTTCCTGATCCTGAACTGGCTCGTGAACACGGTGCGCTCGTTCCCCTTCATCATCCTGCTGGTGGCGCTGGTGCCGTTCACGCGCATCGTGGCGGGCACCTCGATCGGGCCGCTGGCCGCCGCCGTGCCGCTGTCGGTGGCGGCCATCCCGTACCTCGCGCGGCTGGTCGACCAGTGCCTGCGCGAGGTGCCGCGCGGCGTCATCGAGGCCGCGCACGCCATGGGCGCGAGCGAGCTGCAGATCATCTGGCGCGTGCTCGTCGTCGAGGCCCGCTCGGGCCTGGTGCTGGCCTTCACGGTGCTGGCCGTGAGCTTCCTGTCCTATTCGGCCATCGCCGGGGTGGTGGGGGGCGGCGGCATCGGCGACCTCGCCATCCGCTACGGCTACTACCGCTTCCAGACCGACGTGATGGTGCTGACCGTCGCCGTCCTGGTGGTGCTGGTGCAGATCATCCAGATCGTCGGCAACACGGCCGCGCGCCGCCTCGACAAGCGCTGA